GTGGCCTGGGGCCTGATCTTCGCCGTTCCCTTCCTGCTCGCTCGCAGGGGTGACGCGGTCCACGCCATCCTGGTGACCACACTGCACGAATACATGCCGTTCATCGTCTTGCTCTGGGCGCTGTTCACCGTGGCCGGTGGCATCGTCCTGCGCGGCACCATGTCGGGGACACCGCGCGCCAATCTGGCGCTGCTCTTCGCCGGCACCCTCGTCGCCTCCTGGGTGGGCACCACCGGGGCCTCGATGCTGCTGATCCAGCCGCTGCTGCGCGGCCTGGAGCGCCGGCAGCAGCGGGCTCACACCGTCATCTTTTTCATTTTTCTGGTGAGCAACATCGGCGACGTGCTCACGCCGCTGGGAGATCCGCCGCTGTTCCTGGGATTCCTGAATGGCGTGCCCTTCTTCTGGACCTTGCACCTCTGGCCGCAGTTCTTTTTCCTGCTCGTCGTGCTCTTGCCCCTCTACTACGGGATCGATCGCCGCGCCTTCCTCCGTGAAGGCTCCGCCTCGGCCGCCAGCCTTCGACAAGGCCCCGTTCACCTCGTCCCGACGCCGCACGAGCCCCTCCGCCTCGAAGGGCTGGTGAACCTGCCGCTCTTGCTCGCCATCCTCGCCAGCGTCCTGCTCTCGGGTCTGGTGCATCTGCGCGCGGTCGAGTTCCTGGGCATTCGTTTCGAGCTGCAAGACCTGCTGCGCGATGCGGCACTGGTGCTCATCGGCCTCGCCTCCCTACGGCTCACGCCGCGGCCCCTGCGCGCGGCGAACCAGTTCACTTGGGCTCCCATGCGCGAGGTGGCCTGGCTCTTCGCCGGCATCTTCATGACCATGATCCCGGCGCTCGCCATCCTCCTCGCCGGCGAGCGCGGCGCCTTGGCGCCCCTCGTCCAGCACGTGGATCTGCCCGGCGAGTACTTCTGGGTCACCGGTGCTTTCTCCTCGGTCCTGGACAACGCGCCGACCTACCTCACCTTCCTGAGCGCCGCGATCGGTGCCCACTTCCCGGGGTGGACGCCGCACGAGGCCGTGCACCGGTTGAGCACGGAACAGGGAACTCTGCTCGCCGCCATCTCCTGCGGCGCGGTCTTCATGGGCGCCAACACTTACATCGGCAACGCTCCGAACTTCATGGTACGATCCATCGCGGAGGAACGCGGCGTGGCCATGCCCAGTTTCCTCGGTTACCTCTTTCGCTGGTCCTTGCCGCTCCTGGTGCCGGTGTTCGTGCTCCTGACCCTCGTCTTCTTCCGCTGAGAACGCGACGGAGGCGGCGTGAGCGCCTGCGTGAAGATCACCCTGGAAACCGACCCGCTGTTGGTTCGCGGTTTTCTGCACGGCTGGTGCACTGCCCGAGGCGAGCTGCGCGGCGTGCTGGAGGTGCACGAACGCTGCCGGCAGTACGAACGGGTGCGCATCGAGGAAGTCGTCCTGCACTTGGGCGGGAGCCCTCAGGGAGGGAACTGATGTCCGAACTGCATGGGCGCGTCGCCGCCCTCGCTCGACGCACGGTCCAGAACAACCTCTGGCGGCAGCGCCGCTGCTTCAACCTGATCCCCTCGGAAACGACCCCGAGCCTTCTGGTCAAGCTGTGCGAGATCGCCGACCCAGCGGGTCGCTACGCCGAGCACCGCACCCTGAAGGGGCGGGAGATCTACTTCTACCAGGGCACCGATTTCATCCAGGAAGTGGAAGAGGAGGCGCGCCGCGAAATCTGCCGCTTCTTCGCCTGCGAGGAGGCGGAGCTGCGCCCTATCAGTGGCCAGATGGCCAACGAGGTCGTCTTCAAGGCGATGCTGCGCTGGCGCAGCACCGAGTCCGGCGGCAAGGCGCCGCGACGCTTGCGGCAGGTTTTGAACAACGACCTCACCAAGGGCGGCCACCTGAGCGCACAGCCCATGGGCGCCCTGTTCCACTGCATCGATTTCGACCCGGAGACAGGACGCGAGCGGGTCGTGCATTTCCCCTTGCGCGCCGACAACCCCTACCGCACCGATCTCTCACAGCTCGGTGAGCTGCTGCAGGAACACAGGCCGGAACTCGTCGTCTTCGGCAAGAGCATGTTCCTCTACCCGGAGCCGGTGCGCGAGGTGGCGACGATGGTGCGCGACCGGGAACCGCGCCCGCTGCTGCACTACGACATGGCCCATGTGCTCGGCCTCTACGGCGCCTTCCAGGCGCCCCTCGAGGAGGGCGCCGACGTGGTGACCGGGAGCACCCACAAGACCTTCTTCGGCCCGCAGCGGGGCGTCGTGGTTTCCAACTTCGACAAGGAGTCGCCGCTGCGCAAGCTCTGGTTGGAGATCAAGAGCCGCGCCTTCCCTGGTTCCACCAGCAATCACCATCTGGGTACGCTCCTCGGCCTGCTGCTGGCAACGTACGAGATGAATGCCTTCAAGGGGGAGTATCAGAAGGCGGTGCTGCGCAACGCCCGCGCCTTCGCTCGCGCCCTGGACGCAGCCGGGCTGCAAGTGGAAGGCGATCGCGCCGACGGCTTCACCCACACTCACCAGGTGCTGCTGCGCGTCCGCGCCCACGGCACCGGCGAGGAGGTCGCCCGGCGGCTGGAGCAGAACAACATCCTCACCAACTACCAGGCGCTGCCCGACGACACGAGCTTCATCGACTCGAGCGGCATCCGTCTCGGCGTGCAAGAGATGACCCGCTTCGGCCTCGCCGAGCCCGACTTCGAGCGTCTGGCCTACCACATCGCCGCGGTCGTGCTGCACGGGAAGGACGTGAGCGGCGAGGTGGCGCGTGACCGCGAGCGCTTCCTGCTCATGCGCTACTGCCTGCCCCCGGAGGAGACGCTCCCCGTTGCCGGCGAACTGCTCGCTTCGATCCTGCCGAGCAGCGATTATGCCCAGCGCTTCGGCGAAGCCTTGCAACGCGCCGGTCGCGCGCTCGAGGCTTGACCTGTCAGGTCCCGGGCCCAGCAGTGGCAGCGCCGGTGAACCATCGCGCGAGCGGCAGATCTCAGATGCACTTGGTGCAAGGGCGCGCTAGCGGCCGTCCTGGAAGCGCCGGTTCGCTGCTTCGAAGCGCCTGCGGGTGGCTTCGACGTCCCAGGGCCGTTCCCGCAGCGACTCCGGATCCCATTCGCTGCGTGGCACGCCGAAGAAGTCTCCCCCGTAGATGTGGATGGCGCCGGTGAGGCGCTCGATGGGGTTGGTCACGGAGTGGATCGCTTCCTTCCCGAGAGGGAACACTTCCTTCTCCGACAGCGATGCCGCTCTCACCGCTTCGACCTCCGCTCCGGTTTTCTTCCAGAGGATGTTGTCCTCCCGGCCTGTATAGATGCCGATCGAGGCCCACATGTTGTGATTGTGGGGCAAGAGCACCATGAGCGGGGCCCAGACCACATTGAGAATGGTCAGATCATCGGCCCGGTACAGCGTGTGGAGCCCGGCTTCCGACGGTTCCCCGAGGCCGAGGAGGACCGACCTGGGTTCCGCGACAGCGCGAGCGAGTACCTCATCCACGGCCTTCTGGCTGTGCGCTTCACCTCGGGCACGCTTTACTTCGTCGATGAACCGATCGACATCGAACCTTGCCTGCACGGCTCTCCTTGGAGTGTCATGGTCGTCAGCGCGCAGTCCATGCTTCGTTCCCAGAATCAGTGTACTCCCTGGCCTGCGCCTTGATCATCCTGCCTCTCGACTGCAGGGCCAGCCGCCGGCCGGGAGCGGCGACTCGGCGCCACCCTCCATCGTACCCGTCGCCGTGCCGCGACCCTGGAGCGAGATGCAGCAGCTCTTCAGGGTGCGCTGTCGCCGCTCTCCACGATGTCGAGGATCCAGGACCGGCCCGCCGTGGCGTGTGGCCAGCCGAGGGTGGTGATGCCGAGAGCCGCCACCTGCAGCAGCTCGACCCGCGTGATCCCTTGTCGCAGGGCGCGGCGCGTGTGCGAGTGCACTGCGCCCTGCTCGCGCGCCCCGAGAGCGAGCGCCAGCTTCACCAGCCGCTGCGTCTTCTTGTCCAGGGGGCCAGTGGCTGCGGCCTTCTCCTCCAAGTGCGTGTACGCATCCCACAGTTCGGGATGCTCGGCCCGGATCCCCTCGATGATGTCCGGCAGCTTCTCCGCCATGGCGATCCTCCTCGTGTTCGCAGCCTACGGGCGTGACGTCCCGCCCGTCGGAGCCGTGACTCTGGCTTCAGCCGAAGTCGCGCTCTTCCAGCTCCTCGTCGCTGAAGCCGAAATAGTGCCCCACCTCGTGGAACACGGTGATGCGGATCTGCTCGATGAGCTCGTCGCGACTCGTGGCGACGTGTTCCAGGTTGTGCTGGAAAAGATGGATGCGGTCGGGTAGCGCGGGCCGCCCGGACAGGCCATCGCGCTCGGGCAGGGGCACCCCTTCGTACAAGCCGAGGAGGAGAGGGTCGAGGGGCGGCGACTCGGAACGCAACACCTCGAGCGGCGGCACCGGCGCCAACAAGAGCGCCACCTCTCCGGCCAGGGCATTCTGGAATTGCTCTGGGATCTCTGCCGCCGCTTGCGCCACCAGGGAGTGGAATTCCGCCTCGCTCACCCGATGGGGCAGCGGGAACTCTTCCGGATCCAGCTTCTGCGCCCGACGGGCGAGGGCGTCGGCCTTCTTCAGGTCGCCGTCGCGCTCGGCGAGGCGGCAGAGGATCTCCAGGGCGTCCGCGTTGACCTCCAGAGTCATGGAGCGCGTCGCTGCCTCCCCGGCCGCCTCGAACTCCGTGAGGGCCAGACGAACGTTCGCCAAGTCCGCCCACAACATTCCGGATTGTGGCGCCAGCTGCACTGCGGTCTCGAAGGCGGCGCGGGCTGCTTCCACCTCATCCATGGACCAGAGGGCCTCGCCATAGGCGGCCTGTACGTCCGGATCGGTGGGAAACCGCCGGGCTGCCTTCGCCGCCAGGTTGACCGCCTGCTCGTAGTCGCCTTCTTGGAGTGCCGCTTCGATGTTCTGAAGCGCGTCGTCGGCGCTGGTTCCCATGCAGACCTCATGAAACGCGGTCGAATGAAATGTCCCGGTGGGTGGAGACACCCGCCAAGAGCCTGTCGCGATCGTGCCCTCGGCGCCAGGCCGCGCGACTGCACCGGCGGGGAGCATTCTGACTAGTCCGCGGCTCTCGCCGCAAGCAACCCCCTCTTGTCTCGGCCTGCGGCGTTGGCTAACTTTCTTGACGACACCACTTCCCGAAGCGGAGGCCCGCACATGCGCATTCCCGCTGCACCGGTCTCGGCCGGCGCCCGCTTGGCTCTAGGCCTGTTCTCGGCGGCCACGGCCCTCGTGGTCGCGGCGCCGGCGCCCGCCCTGCGGGGAGCACGGGAGACGCTCGACCTCGCCGCGGCTGCGCCGGCAACGCCGGCCGGGACGTCGCCTGCGTCCTCGTCGCCTGCCACGCCGCCGCCTGCCGCAGCGTCGCAAACGCCCTCTCCCCCTCCCGCCCCGGCGCCGTCCGGGGCGGCGGCGTACCGTTTGCTGGAGAACCGGCTCACGGCACGGGAGCCCTTCAACAACGCTTCCCAGAAGGTGCGGGTCGTGGCTTTCCTGGCGCCGTCCTGCCCGCGCTGTCTCGCGAACGCCGGTGAGCTACAGCGCGAAATCCTGGCGAAGAATCCGTCCGCCGATATCGCCGTCATTCTCATTTGGCTCAAAGTCCTGGACAAGGACGACGAGACCGCCGTGGCGGCAGCGGCGGCGCGATGCAACGACCCGCGGGTGACTCATTTCTGGGATCCGCAGCGGTTGCTCAATGCGCAGCTTCTCGACGCCATCACCTTCGACGTCAATCTGCGCCTCTACGACGTCTTCCTTCTCTACGACAAGAAAGCAGTGTGGGAGAAGCGCCTCCCTCGTCCCGGTTTTTGGATGCACGAGTACAAAGGCGCTCCCGGGCCGTGGTGGAATGTCACGGCCTTCGCGGCCGAAGTGTCCAAGGGACTGCGCGGCGAAGCTTTCACGCCCCCGGTGGAATGATCCTCGTACCCCGCGTTTCCTTACGGGGAGCGGGTTTGCGGGGCGCTTTCCGGACAGCCAGGCCCGGTCCTGACGCCGTCCGCGCGTGTGGAGACGAGTTCTTGTCAGATTTTTGGCCACTCGGCGCGCGGCGCGCCGGCGCAGCGCGTTGCATTCGGCAAGGTGCGCTTGACCGCGCCGCGGCGGTCCCGTGAGAATCCCTCACGGCCGAAGCAGCAAGGAGGCGCTGCACTGACGCCGAGGTGCAGAGGCCCGGCCGACGGGGAGCGCAAAGCTCCCCGTCTTCGTTTTCACGCTGGTTGCTCGCCGTCGATCTCTTTGTCTTCCACCGCAACGGCGAAATCAGCGACGTCGTCGTGGAGAGCGGCGGCCTGCCGCCTCGCTTCGTCGCGCGCGGGGACGCTTGCTTCGCCGCTCGTCGGGCCGCGCTCCTCGGCGACCCTGCGATCGTGACTTCCGCACCGGCACCGCCTGGGAGCTCCGACCAGCACCGGGCCGCCAGAGCGCATCGCTCCGGCCCATGCGGTTGGCGCACCGCGCCATGACGAAGAGGAGATCGGAAAGCCGGTTCAGGTACGGCAGCACTTGCTCGCCCACCGCCTCAGGCTCCATTTCGAGCAGGCGTGCCACCTCGATCTCGGCCCGCCGGCAGACGGTGCGTGCTTGGTGCAGTGCGGCAGCCGAGGCCGTGCCCCCCGGAAGGACGAAGCTCTTGAGCGGCTGCAAGCGCTCGTTGCGCTCGTCGATGGCGGCTTCGAGAACCGCCACCTGCTCCGGCACGATGCGCAGGTGCCGGGCCGAGTCTTCGTGGGCCCGGCGGGGCACGCAGAGATCGGCACCCAGGTCGAAGAGGTCGTTCTGCAGGCGCCGCAACAACTCCCGATCCGCCGCGGCGAGGCCACGCAGTGCGGCAGCGACTCCGAGTACGCTGTTCAGCTCGTCCACCGTGCCGTAGGCCGTGATGCGCCGGTGCGTCTTGGGCACCCGCGTGCCGTCGCCGAGGGACGTCATGCCGCGATCGCCGCCGCGGGTGTAGATGCGCGTCAGCCGTACCATGTGCCTCCTGTTTCAGCCACCCTGCAGCAGCAACTGCCAGCTCGCGGGCAAAGGCGCTTCGACCCGGAGCCGCTCCTCCCGCGTCGGGTGCTCGAACTCGAGCTGCGACGCGTGAAGCGCCAGCATGTTGCCGAGGCGCCGGCGCGAGCCGTAGCGCACGTCACCGACGATGATGGCGCCGCAGGCGGCGAGCTGCACCCGGATCTGGTGCGAGCGACCGGTCTCGGGCTCCACTTCCAGGAGCGCACCGCCGGGGTGCTGGGTCACGACACGATAGCGCAAGCGCGCGAGCCGCGCTCCAGCGTGACGGGCGCCGACCACGCGCGTCCGGTTCGTGGCCTCGTCCTTGGCCAGATGGTGCACGAGGGTTCCGGACGGCGCTTGCGGCGCCTGCTCCACCAGGGCCAGGTAGCGCTTGCCGACGCTGCCGCGCCGGAACTGCTCGGCGAGCCTCGAAGCGGCCTTGCTGGTACGCGCCAGCAGCACCACACCGGAGACCGGCCGATCCAGCCGGTGCACGACGCCGACGAACACGCGTCCGGGTTTGCCATACCGCTGGCGCAAGTACGACCCGGCGGCGTCGGCGAGCGTCGGGTCACCGGTCCGGTCGCCCTGGACCAGCATCCCCGCCGGCTTGTTCAACGCCAGACAATGGTTGTCCTCGAACAGGACTTCGAGCTGCATCGGTCTCCGGAAGGGGGCCGCCCGGCGTCGGACCGTAGCGCCATCGAGACTTTCTCGAAAGGTCTTTTCCCCGCTGGTCTTTCCCGCTGCGCCTTCTTGTTCTCTCGGGGATCTGGTAGAGTTCCCGCTCCAGGGCAACGGCCTCGCGGTCGCGTGCTCGGATCACGGTGGGCGTAGCTCAATTGGCAGAGCCCTAGGTTGTGGTCCTAGTTGTTGTGGGTTCGAGTCCCATCGTCCACCCCATACGAGAAGGCCGCCGGACTTCGGTCCGGCGGCCTTCTTCCTTTCCGACGCTTGCTGCCGAGTAGCTGAGAGGTCTTCGCCGCGCTCGGCATGCTGACCCGCGACGCTGCGGGGCGAAGCTGTACCGGTATCGCACCGGGCAGGAACGGAAGCGCGAAAGCAGGGCTCGAACTCAGGAGCGGGCGCCGGGGAGGCAGCCGAAGCGCCGCTCCCGGGCGCGGAACTCGTCCACGGCGGCGCGCAGGTCGGCGACGCCGAAGTCGGGCCACATCTTCTTGGTGAAGTAGAGCTCGGCGTAGGCGCTTTCCCAGAGGAGGAAATCGCTCAGCCTCTGTTCCCCGCCCGTGCGCACCAGGAGATCCACCGCCGGCGCGGGAAGGCCAGCGGCTTCATCGTCGGCAAGAGCCCGGGCGAAGGCGTCGTGATCGGCGACCCGGTCGCTCTCGGAAGGGCCGGATTCCGTGCAGCCGCCGGCCAGTCGGCGCGCGGCGCGCAGAATGGCGTCCCGCCCGGAATAGTCGATGGCGAGCCGCAGGTGCAGGCCATGGCTGCCCGCGGTCGCGGCGCGGGCCGCGTCCACGGCAGCCCGCAACCCCGGCGACAGCCGATCGCGACGGCCCAGCACCTCGATCCGGATGTCGCGGGCAAGCGCCTCGCCTCGCCAGTCCAAGAGGAAATCGCGGAGCAGGCAGAGCAGCGCGTTCACTTCGCCGATCGGGCGCTTCCAGTTGTCGGAGGAGAAAGCGAAGAGCGTGAGCGTGCCGATCCCGAGAGCCGGCGCTGCCGCCACTAGCTTCCGCACGACTTGTTCGCCCGCACGGTGACCGTCGAGCCGCGGGCGGCCCCGCGCCTCGGCCCAACGGCCGCTGCCATCCATGATGATCGCCACGTGCAGCGCGCCCCGGGGAGGCTCGCCCTCCCATTCGTTGCGGCCTCCGGCCACTCCGTGCCGTGGCGCATCGCTGCTGCGCAGCGCACCACTCCGCCCGGCGCCGCCCGGTTCGAATGCTTCCGGCAACCGCTTCACCCCTGTTTCCGCCGCATGACGCGGATGAGCGCTTCCATGTGGTTGAGATAGCTCTCGAAGGCACGCCGTCCTGCTGGTGTCAGGCGGTAGCGCGTGCGCGGCACCCGGCCCTCGAAATACTTGGTGCACGCGATGTACTGCGCCTCTTCCAACTTGCGCGCGTGCACGCTCAGATTGCCGTCGGTGGCCTGGAGGAGATCCTTGAGCTCGCCGAACGAGAGCGACTCGTTGGCGGCCAGGGCGCTGACGATGCCGAGCCGAATGCGTTCGTGGATGACCCGGTCGAGCTGCTGTGCCTCCCGGTTGGCCACGCGCGCCACGCCGTTCGGCTTCGTCTCCCCCGTGGTCTTGCGTGCGCCGCTGCGCGATGCTCCGCTCTCTCTAGCCACCGTGCCTCCGAGCGATGATCCAACCAAACACCAAGTGCAGGCCGCCGAAGCCGATTGCCATGCAGGCATTGCCCCAGGCCGCCGGCAAGAGCAGCGTCGCCATGCCGAGGAGCATGAAACAAAACCCCATCACCGGCACGACACGGACCGAGAAAGTGCCAGCGGCGACCGTGCCGACGCCATACATGAGGAGCCACATCCCGGGCAACGCGTGCGTCGCCCCCAAGCGGAAGAGCGCCAGCGTCAGCACTCCTCCGGCGAGAATCGGCGGGCCCAGGCCGAAGAGGAACTTGCGACCGGCGCCGCGGAGCA
Above is a window of Candidatus Krumholzibacteriia bacterium DNA encoding:
- a CDS encoding carboxymuconolactone decarboxylase family protein, with product MAEKLPDIIEGIRAEHPELWDAYTHLEEKAAATGPLDKKTQRLVKLALALGAREQGAVHSHTRRALRQGITRVELLQVAALGITTLGWPHATAGRSWILDIVESGDSAP
- a CDS encoding metallopeptidase family protein, which translates into the protein MGTSADDALQNIEAALQEGDYEQAVNLAAKAARRFPTDPDVQAAYGEALWSMDEVEAARAAFETAVQLAPQSGMLWADLANVRLALTEFEAAGEAATRSMTLEVNADALEILCRLAERDGDLKKADALARRAQKLDPEEFPLPHRVSEAEFHSLVAQAAAEIPEQFQNALAGEVALLLAPVPPLEVLRSESPPLDPLLLGLYEGVPLPERDGLSGRPALPDRIHLFQHNLEHVATSRDELIEQIRITVFHEVGHYFGFSDEELEERDFG
- a CDS encoding sodium:proton antiporter, with translation VAWGLIFAVPFLLARRGDAVHAILVTTLHEYMPFIVLLWALFTVAGGIVLRGTMSGTPRANLALLFAGTLVASWVGTTGASMLLIQPLLRGLERRQQRAHTVIFFIFLVSNIGDVLTPLGDPPLFLGFLNGVPFFWTLHLWPQFFFLLVVLLPLYYGIDRRAFLREGSASAASLRQGPVHLVPTPHEPLRLEGLVNLPLLLAILASVLLSGLVHLRAVEFLGIRFELQDLLRDAALVLIGLASLRLTPRPLRAANQFTWAPMREVAWLFAGIFMTMIPALAILLAGERGALAPLVQHVDLPGEYFWVTGAFSSVLDNAPTYLTFLSAAIGAHFPGWTPHEAVHRLSTEQGTLLAAISCGAVFMGANTYIGNAPNFMVRSIAEERGVAMPSFLGYLFRWSLPLLVPVFVLLTLVFFR
- a CDS encoding RluA family pseudouridine synthase codes for the protein MQLEVLFEDNHCLALNKPAGMLVQGDRTGDPTLADAAGSYLRQRYGKPGRVFVGVVHRLDRPVSGVVLLARTSKAASRLAEQFRRGSVGKRYLALVEQAPQAPSGTLVHHLAKDEATNRTRVVGARHAGARLARLRYRVVTQHPGGALLEVEPETGRSHQIRVQLAACGAIIVGDVRYGSRRRLGNMLALHASQLEFEHPTREERLRVEAPLPASWQLLLQGG
- the uppS gene encoding polyprenyl diphosphate synthase, translating into MDGSGRWAEARGRPRLDGHRAGEQVVRKLVAAAPALGIGTLTLFAFSSDNWKRPIGEVNALLCLLRDFLLDWRGEALARDIRIEVLGRRDRLSPGLRAAVDAARAATAGSHGLHLRLAIDYSGRDAILRAARRLAGGCTESGPSESDRVADHDAFARALADDEAAGLPAPAVDLLVRTGGEQRLSDFLLWESAYAELYFTKKMWPDFGVADLRAAVDEFRARERRFGCLPGARS
- a CDS encoding transcriptional regulator, with translation MANREAQQLDRVIHERIRLGIVSALAANESLSFGELKDLLQATDGNLSVHARKLEEAQYIACTKYFEGRVPRTRYRLTPAGRRAFESYLNHMEALIRVMRRKQG